A stretch of Primulina tabacum isolate GXHZ01 chromosome 13, ASM2559414v2, whole genome shotgun sequence DNA encodes these proteins:
- the LOC142521653 gene encoding small ribosomal subunit protein uS2-like, whose product MAAPARTLSAKEADIQMMLAAEVHLGTKNCDFQMERYVFKRRNDGIYIINIGKTWEKLQLAARVIVAIENPQDIIVQSARPYGQRAVLKFAQYTGAHAIAGRHTPGTFTNQLQTSFSEPRLLILTDPRTDHQPIKEAALYNIPTIAFCDTDSPMRHVDIGIPANNKGKHSIGCLFWLLARMVLQMRGVVAPGHKWDAVMVDLFFYREPEESKEQQEEEVPALPDYTDYSAAALAPDWSTGQIPDAQWAPDMGAAVPPVASGWTGDGGADGWDVAAPPAMQPPAVDVVAPSGWE is encoded by the exons ATGGCAGCTCCGGCTAGGACCCTTTCGGCGAAGGAGGCCGACATACAGATGATGTTGGCTGCTGAAGTCCACCTCGGCACCAAAAATTGTGACTTTCAGATGGAGCGATACGTTTTCAAGCGCCGCAATGACG gaATTTATATCATTAACATTGGGAAAACATGGGAGAAGCTTCAGTTGGCTGCAAGGGTTATTGTTGCTATTGAGAATCCTCAGGACATAATCGTTCAGTCTGCCAGACCATATGGTCAGAGAGCTGTTTTGAAGTTTGCACAATATACTGGAGCTCATGCAATTGCTGGTCGCCACACGCCTGGGACATTTACCAATCAACTTCAAACATCATTCAGCGAACCCAGACTTCTCATTCTAACAGACCCAAGAACTGATCACCAG CCTATTAAAGAAGCTGCTCTTTATAACATCCCAACCATTGCTTTCTGTGACACTGATTCCCCAATGCGCCATGTTGATATTGGTATCCCTGCCAATAACAAGGGGAAGCACAGCATAGGTTGTCTTTTCTGGCTCTTGGCCAGGATGGTTCTGCAGATGCGTGGTGTCGTTGCTCCTGGTCACAAGTGGGACGCTGTCATG GTTGATCTATTTTTCTACAGGGAGCCTGAGGAGTCTAAGGAACAACAAGAAGAGGAAGTTCCCGCACTCCCTGATTATACTGATTATTCTGCTGCTGCACTGGCCCCAGATTGGTCCACTGGCCAGATACCAGATGCTCAATGGGCTCCTGACATGGGTGCTGCTGTACCACCTGTTGCTAGTGGATGGACTGGTGATGGGG GTGCGGATGGATGGGACGTAGCTGCCCCCCCAGCAATGCAACCTCCTGCTGTTGATGTTGTAGCCCCAAGTGGCTGGGAATAG